From Streptomyces fungicidicus, one genomic window encodes:
- a CDS encoding MarR family winged helix-turn-helix transcriptional regulator, with protein MPEREDPAGTTDDVDLVTRSVLTASRLLVAVSAQSLAEVEERVTLPQFRMLVVLSTRGATKLVTLADLLQVAPSTAMRMIDRLIAAGLADRRPNPANRRETLLQLTEEGHRTVADVTTRRRAAIAAIVQRLSPTQRSALVKALAAFNEAGGEPLAPVRDDTVSPHPLGWTTGLPATGDA; from the coding sequence ATGCCGGAGCGCGAGGACCCTGCGGGAACGACGGACGACGTGGATCTGGTGACCCGGTCGGTGCTGACCGCGTCCCGACTGCTGGTCGCGGTGTCCGCGCAGTCCCTCGCCGAGGTCGAGGAACGGGTGACGTTGCCTCAGTTCAGAATGCTCGTCGTGCTGTCCACCCGGGGCGCGACCAAACTCGTCACGCTCGCCGACCTCCTTCAGGTCGCCCCGTCCACCGCGATGCGGATGATCGACCGTTTGATCGCCGCCGGCCTCGCCGACCGCCGGCCCAACCCCGCCAACCGACGCGAGACGCTGCTCCAGCTCACCGAGGAAGGGCACCGCACGGTCGCCGACGTGACCACCCGCCGCCGCGCCGCGATCGCCGCGATCGTGCAGCGGCTCAGCCCGACACAGCGATCGGCCCTCGTCAAGGCGCTGGCTGCTTTCAACGAAGCAGGCGGAGAGCCGCTCGCTCCGGTCCGGGACGACACGGTGAGCCCTCACCCGCTGGGGTGGACGACAGGTCTCCCGGCGACCGGAGACGCCTGA
- a CDS encoding PP2C family protein-serine/threonine phosphatase, which produces MTDRKPPPHRTLLSCTPAVVMAVVAVTDILAGPGVGFLPLVSLGPAFAGLVGGWCRTALYGLAALVLCVALGLYDGLFDERRGYTALASVAGVTGVGVAAAVMRSNREEELANVRSIAEVAQRVLLRPVPRTAGPLQAAVSYTSAVAEARIGGDLYEVVSSPHGVRVIVGDVQGKGLAAVETAAVVLSVFREAAYDEGTLSELGERLERSAARELEGEKFVTAVLAEIGTEHEAVFVNYGHPAPMILRKDGTVDFPQPPAFAPPLGLGEYGSEGPKPYRVSFAPGEQLLLYTDGVTEARDEEGRFYPLGERAHLLKDPGAHRALAALREDLARHAAGPPHDDAAMLLLRYRGHENGKPSPPRK; this is translated from the coding sequence ATGACCGACCGGAAGCCGCCGCCGCACCGGACGCTGCTCTCCTGCACTCCGGCGGTCGTGATGGCAGTCGTGGCGGTGACGGACATCCTGGCGGGGCCGGGTGTCGGGTTCCTGCCGTTGGTCTCTCTCGGACCGGCCTTCGCCGGGCTGGTCGGCGGATGGTGCCGAACCGCGCTCTACGGCCTCGCGGCCCTCGTACTGTGCGTCGCACTGGGCTTGTACGACGGACTGTTCGATGAACGCCGCGGGTACACCGCACTGGCCTCGGTGGCCGGTGTCACGGGCGTCGGCGTCGCAGCCGCTGTGATGCGCTCGAACCGGGAGGAAGAACTGGCCAACGTACGGTCGATCGCCGAAGTCGCCCAGCGAGTGCTGCTCCGCCCCGTTCCGCGGACCGCCGGACCGCTGCAAGCCGCGGTGTCCTACACGTCGGCGGTCGCCGAGGCGCGCATCGGCGGAGACCTCTACGAGGTGGTGTCCTCCCCCCACGGTGTAAGGGTCATCGTCGGGGACGTGCAGGGCAAAGGACTGGCGGCGGTGGAGACGGCAGCGGTGGTGCTGAGTGTCTTCCGTGAGGCGGCCTACGACGAGGGGACGCTGTCCGAACTCGGTGAACGCCTGGAGCGCAGCGCGGCACGGGAACTGGAAGGGGAGAAGTTCGTCACCGCCGTCCTCGCCGAGATCGGCACCGAGCACGAGGCGGTCTTCGTCAACTACGGGCATCCGGCGCCGATGATCCTGCGGAAGGACGGAACGGTCGACTTTCCTCAACCGCCCGCCTTCGCGCCGCCGCTCGGCCTCGGAGAGTACGGCAGCGAAGGGCCGAAACCCTACCGGGTGAGCTTCGCGCCGGGTGAGCAGCTCCTGCTCTACACCGACGGCGTCACGGAAGCCCGCGACGAGGAGGGCCGCTTCTATCCCCTCGGTGAGCGGGCGCACCTGCTGAAGGACCCGGGCGCCCACCGGGCCCTGGCAGCCCTGCGGGAAGACCTCGCCCGGCACGCGGCCGGACCGCCGCACGACGACGCTGCGATGCTTCTGCTGCGCTACCGCGGTCATGAGAACGGAAAGCCGTCCCCTCCGCGTAAGTGA